The Nocardioides humi genome includes a region encoding these proteins:
- a CDS encoding Fe-S cluster assembly protein HesB produces the protein MVTITPRALAIIERVTAHPALKPTSGLRIARREDPSAPWEVRAVDRPSPGDDVIERQGARLILGPDTAQGMENQVLDATTDPDGRVQFVLRRAA, from the coding sequence GTGGTCACGATCACTCCGCGCGCTCTGGCGATCATCGAGCGAGTCACAGCTCATCCGGCCCTGAAGCCGACCTCTGGACTGCGCATTGCACGCCGCGAGGATCCATCTGCACCCTGGGAGGTACGGGCCGTCGACAGGCCCTCTCCCGGAGACGACGTCATCGAGCGTCAGGGTGCCCGTCTCATCCTCGGCCCGGACACCGCCCAAGGCATGGAGAACCAGGTGCTGGACGCCACGACGGATCCCGACGGTCGAGTTCAGTTCGTGCTGAGGAGGGCGGCATGA
- a CDS encoding molybdopterin-dependent oxidoreductase produces MTLRFPREADFTSRLHDIAVTARVGRWLGLCFALAFVTGLLSHYAQATYQPIPLPTRPVWGYRLTQAVHVLSGTAAVPLLLVKLWTVYPRLFHRSAASLRALVMSGLERASVALLVGAALFEITTGLVNVTQWYPWDFSFRRAHYAAGWVAIGALAVHVGIKLPLIRAALGRDLDGPGTRVGHGSPAAVDRRGLLRLTWLASALSAVAAAGGTMPGLDRLAVLSARRAGGPEGVPVNRTARAAGVVAAASDPGWTCEVRYGDRAVRLDRRDLLTLPQHTVELPIACVEGWSATGAWSGVPLRDLLHLVDAPAGAEVAFHSLQRRHGGRFSVLPAAFASDRLTLVALGLNGAPLSLDHGFPARLIAPNRPGVSQTKWLERIEVLG; encoded by the coding sequence ATGACTCTCCGCTTCCCGCGCGAGGCGGACTTCACCTCCCGCCTGCACGACATCGCCGTCACTGCTCGGGTGGGCCGCTGGCTCGGTCTCTGTTTCGCGCTGGCCTTCGTCACGGGGCTGCTCAGCCACTACGCCCAGGCGACGTACCAGCCGATCCCGCTGCCCACCCGGCCCGTGTGGGGCTATCGACTCACCCAGGCCGTGCACGTCCTCTCCGGCACGGCCGCCGTCCCGCTGCTCTTGGTCAAGCTCTGGACCGTCTACCCACGTTTGTTCCACCGGTCGGCGGCGAGCCTGCGCGCGCTGGTCATGTCTGGTCTGGAGCGTGCGTCGGTCGCGCTGCTCGTCGGTGCCGCGCTCTTCGAGATCACCACCGGGCTGGTGAATGTCACCCAGTGGTATCCCTGGGACTTCAGCTTCCGCCGTGCTCACTACGCCGCGGGCTGGGTGGCGATCGGTGCGCTCGCCGTCCACGTCGGGATCAAGCTGCCGCTCATCCGCGCTGCGCTCGGTCGGGACCTCGACGGCCCGGGAACGCGGGTGGGTCACGGCTCTCCCGCTGCCGTAGACCGGCGAGGACTGTTGCGGCTCACCTGGCTCGCTTCCGCGCTCTCCGCCGTGGCCGCTGCGGGAGGCACCATGCCCGGGCTCGACCGCCTGGCAGTGCTGTCTGCACGTCGCGCTGGCGGTCCGGAGGGCGTGCCGGTCAACCGGACCGCCCGCGCCGCGGGCGTCGTCGCCGCGGCAAGCGATCCCGGCTGGACCTGCGAGGTGCGGTACGGCGACCGTGCCGTCCGCTTGGATCGGCGAGACCTCCTCACCCTTCCGCAGCACACGGTCGAGCTGCCCATCGCCTGCGTCGAGGGCTGGAGCGCCACCGGCGCCTGGAGCGGTGTGCCGCTGCGCGATCTGCTGCACCTGGTCGACGCCCCCGCCGGCGCCGAGGTCGCGTTCCACTCCCTGCAGCGTCGACACGGCGGCCGGTTCAGCGTGCTCCCGGCGGCCTTCGCCTCCGACCGACTCACTTTGGTGGCACTCGGTCTGAACGGCGCCCCGCTCTCCCTGGACCACGGCTTCCCCGCCCGGCTCATCGCCCCGAACCGCCCCGGCGTGAGCCAGACCAAGTGGCTCGAGCGGATCGAGGTGCTCGGATGA
- a CDS encoding NAD-dependent epimerase/dehydratase family protein: protein MRVLLTGSAGFIGCAIDRALVAAGHEVVRVDVMLSTAHADPVPDAGTHVLDVREAGSWCRLMEGVDVLCHQAALVGAGTTVADLPLYAAHNDLGTAAVLAAATAAGVDRLVLASSMVVYGEGAYECVAHGPVVPSARSPQALAAGDFEARCPCCDGLLASLEVREDAPLAPRSAYAASKVAQEHYALAWARQAGVAVTALRYHNVYGPGMPRDTPYSGVAAMFRSSLERGESPQVFEDGRQRRDFVHVDDVARANVLAVEAVAASEPGTFRPFNVASGRPITIAEVAILLAQNSSLAPSVTGEHRLGDVRHIVASPARAAVELGFRAAVSPEQGLPAFATAPLRG, encoded by the coding sequence GTGCGGGTCCTGCTCACCGGCTCGGCCGGATTCATCGGCTGCGCCATCGACCGCGCGCTCGTCGCGGCCGGCCATGAGGTGGTGCGTGTCGACGTGATGCTTTCCACGGCCCATGCGGATCCTGTTCCCGACGCGGGCACGCACGTGCTCGACGTCCGTGAGGCCGGATCGTGGTGCCGGCTGATGGAGGGCGTCGACGTCTTGTGCCATCAGGCCGCCCTCGTCGGCGCGGGTACGACGGTGGCGGACCTGCCGCTCTACGCCGCCCACAACGACCTCGGGACTGCAGCCGTACTCGCCGCGGCGACTGCCGCGGGCGTCGACCGTCTGGTGCTCGCATCCTCGATGGTGGTCTACGGCGAGGGCGCCTACGAGTGCGTGGCCCACGGCCCGGTCGTGCCGTCGGCGCGCTCTCCCCAGGCGCTCGCCGCGGGAGACTTCGAGGCACGCTGTCCTTGTTGTGACGGCCTGCTGGCCTCGCTGGAGGTCCGGGAGGATGCGCCGCTGGCGCCACGCAGTGCGTACGCCGCCAGCAAGGTCGCACAGGAGCACTACGCACTCGCCTGGGCGCGCCAAGCCGGCGTCGCTGTCACGGCGCTGCGCTACCACAACGTCTACGGTCCCGGGATGCCCCGAGATACGCCGTACTCCGGCGTCGCGGCGATGTTTCGCTCCTCGCTCGAACGCGGCGAATCACCGCAGGTCTTCGAGGACGGCAGGCAGCGGCGGGACTTCGTGCACGTCGACGACGTGGCACGCGCCAACGTCCTGGCGGTGGAGGCGGTCGCCGCATCGGAACCCGGCACCTTCCGCCCCTTCAACGTCGCGTCCGGACGACCTATCACCATCGCGGAGGTCGCGATACTCCTCGCGCAGAACTCCTCGCTCGCGCCGTCGGTGACCGGGGAGCATCGCCTCGGCGACGTCCGCCACATCGTCGCCTCCCCGGCGCGGGCGGCGGTGGAGCTGGGCTTTCGCGCTGCGGTCTCCCCCGAGCAGGGGCTGCCCGCGTTCGCCACCGCGCCGCTACGCGGTTGA
- a CDS encoding TIGR04282 family arsenosugar biosynthesis glycosyltransferase produces the protein MTTVLVLAKAPVAGRVKTRLAADIGVAAAARVAAASLLDTLAVCTSAVGPGRCRLALEGDLAEAVAGLRLCRAVEGWSVVGQSGDGLGDRIAGAFAGLAGPVVQIGMDTPQLTSGLLLDAAARLDGYDAVLGPAEDGGWWLLGLRDPAAATAVAAVPMSTPRTGELTRRALEDAGLSVATAPVLRDVDDLSDLRAVAAGGVGHFAATAAEVLR, from the coding sequence ATGACCACCGTCCTCGTGCTGGCGAAGGCTCCCGTCGCGGGCCGGGTGAAGACGCGGCTGGCCGCCGACATCGGCGTCGCTGCGGCGGCCCGGGTGGCGGCAGCGTCGCTGCTCGACACGCTCGCCGTGTGCACGAGCGCCGTCGGGCCGGGGCGGTGCCGCCTGGCCCTCGAGGGCGACCTGGCCGAGGCGGTGGCTGGCCTGCGGCTGTGCCGCGCGGTGGAGGGGTGGTCGGTGGTGGGCCAGTCCGGTGACGGGCTCGGTGACCGGATCGCCGGGGCGTTCGCCGGTCTGGCGGGGCCCGTCGTCCAGATCGGCATGGACACTCCCCAGCTCACCTCCGGTCTGCTGCTCGACGCCGCGGCGCGTCTCGACGGGTACGACGCCGTTCTCGGCCCCGCGGAGGACGGTGGCTGGTGGCTCCTCGGCCTGCGCGACCCGGCGGCCGCGACCGCCGTCGCGGCGGTGCCGATGTCCACTCCCCGGACCGGAGAGCTGACCCGCCGCGCGCTGGAGGACGCCGGGCTCAGCGTCGCGACCGCGCCGGTGCTGCGCGATGTCGACGACCTCTCCGACCTCAGGGCCGTCGCTGCAGGCGGCGTCGGTCATTTCGCCGCGACGGCGGCTGAGGTGCTGCGGTGA
- a CDS encoding class I SAM-dependent methyltransferase has product MSSSAAFELVFAHALQGEACTIRTPDSAPVPLPIEDWTRSAGPVDRLFLRHCAGATIDVGCGPGRLTAELAVAGHVALGIDIVHEAVDQTRRRGGAALHRDVFDRLPGEGRWDTVLLADGNVGIGGDPPALLTRLRTLLRAGGRIVVEVEPPGRPTGSADVQLACRCAVTTFFRWGRVGVDGLPALAARVGLVLRAIDRYDERWCAVLGVDR; this is encoded by the coding sequence GTGAGCTCATCCGCGGCCTTCGAGCTCGTCTTCGCCCACGCGCTGCAGGGAGAGGCCTGCACGATCCGCACCCCCGACAGCGCCCCGGTTCCGCTCCCGATCGAGGACTGGACCCGAAGCGCCGGCCCGGTCGACCGTCTCTTCCTGCGCCACTGCGCAGGGGCCACGATCGACGTCGGGTGCGGACCTGGACGGCTCACCGCGGAGCTTGCTGTCGCCGGCCACGTCGCCCTGGGGATCGACATCGTCCACGAGGCCGTGGATCAGACGCGGCGGCGCGGCGGCGCGGCGCTGCACCGCGACGTCTTCGATCGGCTCCCCGGCGAGGGACGATGGGACACCGTGCTCCTGGCCGACGGGAACGTCGGCATCGGCGGCGACCCGCCGGCGCTGCTGACACGGCTGCGCACGCTGCTGCGCGCAGGCGGTCGGATCGTGGTGGAGGTGGAGCCCCCGGGCAGGCCGACCGGCTCGGCCGACGTCCAGCTGGCCTGTCGATGCGCCGTCACGACGTTCTTCCGCTGGGGCCGCGTCGGTGTGGACGGCCTGCCGGCGCTCGCGGCCCGAGTGGGGCTGGTGCTGCGGGCCATCGACAGGTATGACGAGCGCTGGTGCGCCGTGCTCGGAGTGGACCGATGA
- a CDS encoding STAS domain-containing protein: protein MLDVANADGRPREPQVAGRTAVGRIAVVRLVDTGLVPVLEDIQRQLDAALREAPRVIAVDLSAVEDVSSTTIAALLWIRRRCTARGIELVLRRPTQRGIEALERLGLLGVLGVLRVESTTGTQGTHG from the coding sequence GTGCTGGACGTCGCAAACGCCGACGGGCGACCGCGCGAGCCTCAGGTCGCTGGCAGGACCGCGGTTGGCCGCATTGCGGTTGTTCGTCTCGTCGACACCGGACTCGTTCCCGTGCTGGAGGACATCCAACGGCAGCTCGACGCAGCACTCCGGGAAGCGCCACGGGTCATCGCGGTCGATCTGTCCGCGGTCGAGGACGTGTCCTCGACCACGATCGCGGCGCTGTTGTGGATCAGACGCCGATGCACTGCGCGTGGCATCGAGCTTGTGCTGCGACGCCCAACGCAACGCGGCATCGAAGCGCTCGAGCGGCTCGGCCTGCTCGGCGTGCTCGGCGTGCTCAGAGTCGAATCCACGACGGGCACTCAGGGCACTCACGGCTGA
- a CDS encoding sensor histidine kinase has translation MAAACSVLTGATGLILGRLARHRSIRWQLALVAVIPVAGVYLGATAVARLMFISAHDLLVMSVVTSVAAIIAVATALVVAAAIARWSEEVRVQVRRFEDTTAESESGGPPGTAELRSLSEELDRTRERLRQATDRERRLEDARRELVSWVSHDLRTPLAGIRAMVEALEDGMATEPGRYHRQIRAEVDRMAGMVDDLFELARIQAGVLTIAPEPILLADLISEAMTAIAPVAQTREVRLEGAVEDGLEVSVDPAGIARVLDNLLANAVRHTHPGGVVEVRGRLGESHVEIAVSDGCGGLPVDDLARVFDVAWQATPARTPEGQARGGGLGLAIVQGIVEAHDGRIAVENQPHDVGCRFLVELPV, from the coding sequence GTGGCCGCCGCCTGCTCTGTTCTCACCGGTGCGACGGGTCTGATACTCGGGCGGCTGGCGCGCCACCGCTCGATCCGCTGGCAACTCGCGCTGGTGGCCGTCATCCCGGTGGCGGGGGTCTACCTCGGCGCCACCGCCGTCGCGCGCCTGATGTTCATCTCCGCCCACGACCTCCTCGTCATGTCGGTAGTGACTTCCGTGGCGGCCATCATCGCCGTGGCCACGGCGCTCGTCGTTGCCGCCGCCATCGCCCGCTGGTCCGAGGAGGTGCGGGTACAGGTACGCAGGTTTGAAGACACGACGGCGGAGTCGGAGAGCGGTGGCCCGCCCGGCACCGCCGAGCTGAGGTCGCTGTCCGAGGAGCTGGACCGCACCCGTGAGCGGCTGCGCCAAGCGACTGATCGCGAGCGACGGCTGGAGGATGCTCGCCGGGAGCTGGTCTCCTGGGTCTCCCACGACCTGCGCACCCCGCTCGCCGGCATCCGTGCCATGGTCGAGGCACTCGAGGACGGGATGGCCACGGAGCCGGGGCGCTACCACCGTCAGATCCGTGCGGAGGTCGACCGGATGGCGGGAATGGTCGACGATCTCTTCGAGCTCGCACGCATCCAGGCCGGCGTCCTCACTATCGCTCCGGAGCCGATCCTCCTCGCCGACCTGATCAGCGAGGCGATGACGGCCATCGCGCCCGTCGCCCAAACGCGCGAGGTGCGTTTGGAAGGGGCCGTCGAGGACGGACTGGAGGTCTCCGTCGACCCCGCCGGCATCGCTCGCGTGCTCGACAACCTCCTCGCCAACGCGGTACGGCACACCCATCCTGGCGGGGTCGTGGAGGTGCGCGGACGTCTGGGTGAGTCTCACGTGGAGATCGCGGTGAGTGACGGTTGTGGCGGACTCCCGGTCGACGACCTCGCGAGGGTCTTCGACGTCGCATGGCAGGCAACGCCGGCACGCACACCCGAGGGGCAGGCCCGAGGTGGCGGTCTCGGGCTAGCCATCGTGCAGGGGATCGTCGAGGCTCACGACGGCCGCATTGCAGTGGAGAACCAGCCGCACGACGTCGGGTGTCGTTTCCTCGTCGAGCTCCCGGTGTAG
- a CDS encoding glycosyltransferase family 2 protein gives MLDCQLVLPCRDEEAALRSLLPRVPAGLEVIVVDNGSTDATAVVAAGAGARVIHEPRPGYGAAVQAGVEAATATHVAVMDGDGSFDPGDVLRLLALVRDGEADLAMGRRRGVRPPWPARLGNALVLVTLRRRTGVALADLGPLRVTRRDDLLALGIRDRGFGYPVELLDRAARAGWRIVERDVAYHPRTPGTHSKVSGSVVGTLRAGRDFLRVLATTRGATR, from the coding sequence GTGCTCGACTGCCAACTGGTGCTTCCGTGCCGCGACGAGGAGGCCGCGCTGCGATCACTGCTTCCCCGAGTGCCGGCGGGACTCGAGGTGATCGTCGTCGACAACGGGTCGACCGATGCGACCGCGGTAGTCGCGGCGGGAGCGGGCGCGCGGGTGATCCACGAACCCCGGCCCGGGTACGGCGCGGCGGTGCAAGCGGGCGTGGAGGCGGCGACCGCGACCCATGTCGCTGTCATGGACGGCGACGGCTCCTTCGACCCCGGGGACGTGCTCCGGTTGCTCGCCTTGGTCCGCGACGGCGAGGCGGACCTCGCGATGGGCCGGCGGCGCGGCGTCCGACCGCCCTGGCCGGCGCGGCTGGGCAACGCGCTGGTCCTCGTGACGCTGCGTCGGCGCACCGGCGTGGCCCTGGCCGACCTCGGCCCCCTGCGGGTCACGCGCCGTGACGACCTGCTCGCCCTGGGGATCAGGGATCGCGGCTTCGGGTATCCGGTCGAGCTCCTCGACCGCGCCGCGCGCGCGGGTTGGCGGATCGTCGAACGCGACGTCGCCTACCACCCCCGCACGCCCGGCACCCACTCGAAGGTCTCGGGCTCGGTCGTCGGCACGCTTCGCGCCGGCCGTGACTTCCTGCGGGTCCTCGCCACCACCCGGGGCGCCACCCGATGA
- a CDS encoding response regulator transcription factor, translating into MARILVVDDHLPVREVVTSYLRARGHDVVESGDGADALRRVRGGDIDAVVLDVMLPSLDGREVCRRLRAIGDIPIIMLTALGREADRVHGLELGADDYLGKPFSPRELVLRVDSLLRRTAGRGEEPQVIRDGDLLVDIARHVVRRDDTELSLTLREFELLRFFVSHAGTAFSREQLLQQVWGWSVGDQSTVTVHVRRLREKVEPDPRRPVRLVTVWGIGYRWEAAA; encoded by the coding sequence ATGGCGCGGATCCTCGTCGTGGATGACCACCTCCCGGTACGCGAGGTGGTGACGTCCTACCTGCGTGCGCGGGGGCACGACGTCGTCGAATCCGGGGACGGAGCGGACGCTCTTCGCAGGGTGCGCGGGGGCGACATCGACGCGGTCGTCCTCGACGTCATGCTTCCCAGTCTCGACGGGCGAGAGGTGTGTCGACGCCTACGTGCGATCGGCGACATCCCCATCATCATGCTCACGGCGCTCGGGCGTGAGGCCGACCGGGTCCATGGCCTCGAGCTCGGAGCCGACGACTATCTCGGCAAGCCGTTCAGCCCTCGGGAGCTGGTGCTACGGGTCGACTCGCTGCTGCGGCGTACCGCCGGGCGCGGAGAGGAGCCGCAGGTGATCCGTGACGGCGACCTGTTGGTCGACATCGCACGGCACGTCGTGCGTCGTGACGACACCGAGCTCTCGCTCACCCTTCGCGAGTTCGAGCTCCTGCGGTTCTTCGTCTCCCACGCCGGCACCGCCTTCTCGCGTGAGCAGTTGCTCCAGCAGGTATGGGGCTGGTCGGTCGGCGACCAGTCCACTGTCACCGTCCACGTCCGCCGTCTGCGTGAGAAGGTCGAGCCCGATCCACGTCGTCCGGTCCGACTGGTCACGGTGTGGGGTATCGGATACCGGTGGGAGGCCGCGGCATGA
- a CDS encoding S-methyl-5'-thioadenosine phosphorylase, whose product MAAEIAVIGGTGFYSFIEDGLEHDVWTPFGEPSAPITVGVIGGRRVAFLPRHGAGHRFPPHAINYRANLWALRSLGVRQVLAPCAVGGLDPGLAPGDLVVPDQLVDRTQDRVQTYVESGAVHVPFADPYCPRVRRALVRADPDVRDGGTMVVVEGPRFSTRAESRQYAAAGGTLVNMTGHPEAVLAREMRTCYAALALVTDMDAGVETGEGVDQVEVFARFEANLARLGALLRAAVSSLGDPAGCSCSTWADDLALTYDVPG is encoded by the coding sequence GTGGCTGCCGAGATCGCGGTGATCGGGGGCACTGGCTTCTATTCGTTCATCGAGGACGGCCTTGAGCATGACGTGTGGACGCCTTTCGGCGAGCCCTCGGCCCCGATCACTGTGGGGGTGATCGGAGGTCGTCGGGTGGCGTTCCTCCCGCGGCACGGCGCGGGGCACCGCTTCCCTCCGCACGCGATCAACTACCGGGCCAACCTGTGGGCCCTGCGCTCCCTGGGGGTCCGTCAGGTGCTCGCCCCGTGTGCGGTCGGTGGCCTGGATCCGGGGCTCGCGCCGGGCGACCTCGTGGTCCCCGACCAGCTCGTCGATCGCACCCAGGATCGTGTGCAGACCTATGTGGAGTCCGGAGCCGTCCACGTGCCGTTCGCCGACCCGTACTGTCCGCGCGTGCGCCGCGCGCTGGTCCGGGCCGATCCCGATGTGCGCGACGGCGGCACGATGGTCGTCGTCGAGGGGCCGCGGTTCTCGACCAGGGCGGAGTCACGTCAGTACGCCGCCGCGGGTGGCACGCTGGTGAACATGACCGGTCATCCCGAGGCCGTACTCGCCCGGGAGATGCGCACGTGCTACGCCGCGCTGGCGCTGGTCACCGACATGGACGCCGGTGTCGAGACCGGCGAAGGGGTCGATCAGGTAGAGGTCTTCGCACGCTTCGAGGCGAACCTCGCCCGGCTCGGCGCGCTGCTCAGGGCGGCCGTCTCGTCGCTGGGAGACCCTGCCGGCTGCTCCTGCTCGACCTGGGCGGACGACCTCGCACTCACCTACGACGTGCCGGGCTAG
- a CDS encoding helix-turn-helix transcriptional regulator produces MLKAVLDERIEASAPDHRDLGSHRRPSTAHRTRHHRPHTRSPPPHGDSLTSICHRSVRHGPCRGCSPILRPMPWPILDRPDIEGAVERELTSRRPRAVLLRGPSGIGKTTAAQRVAERATARDLTPLAIVGLTELREAPLAPFLPVLPAIGVRYRAPTGLTTRDLIAALGARADSLLLLVDDAPLLDDASAAVIHQLVRAFAVPTIMTARTEHGLAGPLERLAVEGALQLLDVAGLTRTQTDDLLRRRFGTTARPDDVSRLHHQTAGNPLHLREIIALAERHGLIRQVDAGVEIDPVDLPRGVRSSITDRLAELDGDALAVLRLVAFGASAPRSVLLLPQEERLVGELLDRGLVDLRPGDVLRVSHPSVGEVATDTLGTAEREQVLATVAARLESNGNDDLRFTAVRLRCDTEAGAGQAELAWAVRRAFAMGEHAIAHDLAERLHLCHPGRPRSFGVLVDHASALSALGRLDEADTAFRTASATATASADHALLVSRWGTHLAYRRFDVAAALSLAERTVSELTDQDRRLLDPEIRTWRMLTGEIAAVPTGRLDQQAADADPEVTVRGAISAVMLDSMGGRVTGEAAQVLTRIEDEHGILDPFAAAMVHLQQYFLLLSSGEGDAAARICEEQRVVCTPDAAGMWSLTLGLHRMYGGRLVEARSLTDLAVEQLRWRDPLGFLGFALALRANVEAQHGDVTTANGLLDDLLPAQLRDPKTAMQVTEAHAYLTARGGDPSAAAQLVIDACRGAIEAGHDLVAAITLAVCLRIGRPGDAAPLLQEILDRVGHGLALYVALRDAAVALVRREPKQVRDAAGRLAAAGMQAAAVDALRYAERWPAVRQATVELLAVRDQRRRLEQSSDPSGRDDVLTGREREVVELVRQRLSSREIADRLVLSVRTVDNHLTRIYRKLGVSGRSELRALLDSSTA; encoded by the coding sequence ATGCTCAAGGCCGTCCTCGATGAACGAATAGAAGCCAGTGCCCCCGATCACCGCGATCTCGGCAGCCACCGCCGACCGAGCACCGCCCACCGAACTCGTCACCATAGGCCCCACACTCGCAGCCCTCCACCCCATGGGGACAGCCTCACGAGCATCTGTCACAGATCGGTAAGACACGGCCCATGCCGCGGCTGTTCCCCTATTCTGCGGCCCATGCCCTGGCCCATCCTCGACCGCCCCGACATCGAGGGAGCCGTCGAGCGCGAGCTCACATCCCGGCGCCCGCGTGCGGTCCTGCTCCGAGGACCGTCCGGCATCGGGAAGACCACGGCCGCGCAGCGTGTGGCGGAAAGGGCGACTGCGCGCGATCTGACACCGCTGGCGATCGTGGGACTGACAGAGCTGCGCGAGGCTCCGCTCGCTCCCTTTCTGCCGGTCCTGCCGGCCATCGGGGTCCGCTACCGCGCCCCGACAGGCCTCACCACGCGCGACCTGATCGCCGCCCTCGGGGCCCGCGCCGACAGCCTCCTCCTGCTCGTCGACGACGCCCCGCTCCTGGATGACGCGTCGGCGGCCGTGATCCACCAGCTTGTCCGCGCCTTCGCGGTGCCTACGATCATGACGGCACGCACCGAACACGGCCTGGCCGGTCCGCTGGAACGGCTGGCGGTGGAGGGCGCCCTGCAGCTGCTCGACGTCGCGGGCCTCACCCGCACCCAGACCGACGATCTGCTGCGCCGTCGCTTCGGCACGACGGCGCGACCTGACGACGTCAGCCGGCTGCACCATCAGACAGCCGGAAATCCGCTGCACCTGCGCGAGATCATCGCCCTCGCCGAGCGCCATGGCCTGATACGTCAGGTCGACGCGGGAGTCGAGATCGACCCTGTCGATCTTCCCCGCGGCGTACGCTCCTCCATCACCGACCGGCTGGCCGAACTGGACGGCGACGCCCTTGCCGTGCTGAGGCTCGTCGCGTTCGGCGCCTCCGCGCCACGGTCGGTCCTCCTGCTCCCTCAGGAGGAACGGCTGGTCGGCGAGCTTCTCGACCGCGGGCTAGTGGACCTGCGACCAGGAGACGTCCTGCGGGTCTCCCATCCGTCCGTCGGCGAGGTCGCGACCGACACCCTCGGCACCGCCGAGAGAGAACAGGTGCTGGCGACGGTCGCCGCTCGCCTGGAGTCCAACGGCAACGACGACCTGCGCTTCACCGCTGTCCGGCTGCGCTGCGACACCGAGGCCGGGGCCGGACAGGCCGAGCTGGCGTGGGCAGTCCGCCGGGCGTTCGCGATGGGCGAGCACGCGATCGCCCATGACTTGGCCGAGCGCCTGCATCTGTGCCATCCCGGACGACCGCGCTCGTTCGGTGTCCTCGTCGACCACGCCAGTGCGCTGTCGGCACTCGGTCGGCTCGACGAGGCCGACACCGCGTTCCGTACAGCGAGCGCGACCGCGACAGCCTCGGCCGACCACGCTCTCCTGGTCTCGCGCTGGGGAACGCACCTCGCCTACCGTCGGTTCGACGTGGCGGCCGCGCTCAGCCTCGCCGAGCGCACCGTCTCCGAGCTCACCGACCAGGACCGTCGGCTGCTGGATCCCGAGATCCGGACCTGGCGGATGCTCACGGGCGAGATCGCAGCCGTGCCCACCGGACGACTGGACCAGCAGGCGGCCGACGCGGACCCGGAGGTGACCGTGCGGGGTGCCATCTCCGCAGTCATGCTCGACTCGATGGGTGGCCGGGTCACCGGCGAAGCCGCGCAGGTGCTGACCCGGATCGAGGACGAGCACGGCATCCTCGACCCGTTCGCGGCGGCGATGGTGCACCTCCAGCAGTACTTCCTGCTCCTCTCCTCTGGAGAGGGCGACGCCGCCGCGAGGATCTGCGAGGAGCAACGAGTCGTCTGCACGCCGGACGCGGCCGGCATGTGGTCGCTGACCCTCGGCCTCCACCGGATGTACGGTGGCCGGCTGGTCGAGGCCCGCTCGCTGACCGACCTCGCCGTGGAGCAGCTCCGCTGGCGCGATCCCTTGGGCTTCCTGGGCTTCGCGCTCGCACTCCGGGCGAACGTGGAGGCCCAACACGGCGACGTCACCACGGCCAACGGCCTGCTGGACGATCTCCTGCCTGCCCAGCTGCGGGATCCCAAGACTGCGATGCAGGTCACCGAGGCACACGCCTACCTGACTGCTCGGGGCGGCGACCCGTCCGCAGCCGCGCAGCTGGTCATCGACGCGTGCCGGGGCGCGATCGAGGCCGGGCACGACCTCGTCGCCGCGATCACGCTGGCGGTGTGCCTACGGATCGGTCGGCCCGGCGACGCGGCGCCCCTGCTCCAAGAGATCCTGGACCGCGTCGGTCACGGTCTCGCTCTCTACGTCGCGCTACGTGACGCGGCGGTCGCACTCGTCCGTCGCGAGCCCAAGCAGGTGCGCGACGCAGCCGGCCGACTCGCAGCGGCGGGCATGCAGGCGGCCGCGGTCGACGCTCTCCGGTACGCCGAACGATGGCCCGCCGTCCGTCAGGCGACGGTGGAGCTGCTGGCAGTGCGGGACCAGCGGCGACGGCTGGAACAGAGCAGCGATCCGTCCGGGCGAGACGACGTGCTGACCGGCCGCGAGCGAGAGGTGGTCGAGCTGGTCCGTCAACGCCTGAGCAGCCGCGAGATCGCCGACCGGCTCGTCCTGTCCGTCCGGACGGTCGACAACCACCTCACCAGGATCTACCGGAAGTTGGGGGTATCCGGTCGGAGCGAACTGCGCGCTCTGCTCGACAGCTCCACCGCCTGA